In a genomic window of Leisingera caerulea DSM 24564:
- the recJ gene encoding single-stranded-DNA-specific exonuclease RecJ codes for MSFLGVEQSLSGRRWVGPGVEVDRASEMMAQQTGLPRSVCQVLARRGVPAMEATGFLEPRLKELLPDPREMKDMEAAAARFLEAVRRKQRIAVFADYDVDGGSSAALLLVWLRQMGLEATLYIPDRIDEGYGPNVPAMQELAAAHDLIICVDCGTLSHEPIAAAKGADVIVLDHHLGGETLPECVAVVNPNRQDESGDLGYFCAAGVVFLMLVEAGRQMREAGAKGPDLMPLLDLVALATVADVAPLIGANRALVRQGLKVMAARKRPGLVALSDVSRMDSAPSTYHLGFLLGPRVNAGGRIGKADLGARLLSTDNPHEAAALAERLDQLNTERRDIENAVRAAALDQAEARGLEGPLVWAAGAGWHPGVVGIVASRLKEAANRPAIVIGFDGDEGKGSGRSVSGVDLGASIQRLASEGLLVKGGGHKMAAGLTVMRDKLEPAMERLSELLAKQGAGQGGPADLKLDGALMPGAATVDLIGQIEQAGPFGAGAPAPRYALPDLQVRFAKKVGESHLKLSLSDGMGGGVDAICFGAFDTALGPRLLEHGGARFHFAGRLEINTWGGRQSPQLRLEDAAEA; via the coding sequence ATGAGCTTTTTGGGTGTTGAGCAATCCTTGAGCGGGCGCCGCTGGGTCGGGCCAGGCGTGGAGGTGGACCGGGCGTCGGAAATGATGGCGCAGCAGACCGGCCTGCCCCGTTCGGTGTGCCAGGTGCTGGCCCGGAGGGGCGTTCCGGCGATGGAGGCGACGGGGTTTCTGGAGCCCAGGCTGAAGGAGCTGCTGCCCGACCCGCGCGAGATGAAAGACATGGAGGCCGCCGCGGCCCGGTTCCTGGAGGCGGTGCGGCGCAAGCAGCGGATCGCGGTCTTTGCCGACTACGATGTCGACGGCGGCAGCTCCGCCGCGCTGCTGCTGGTCTGGCTGCGGCAGATGGGGCTGGAGGCGACGCTTTATATCCCGGACCGCATCGACGAGGGTTATGGCCCCAACGTGCCCGCCATGCAGGAGCTGGCCGCCGCCCACGACCTGATCATCTGCGTCGACTGCGGCACCCTCAGCCATGAGCCGATCGCCGCCGCCAAGGGCGCTGACGTGATCGTGCTGGACCACCACCTGGGCGGCGAGACGCTGCCGGAATGCGTGGCGGTGGTGAACCCCAACCGGCAGGACGAAAGCGGCGACCTGGGCTATTTCTGTGCCGCCGGCGTGGTGTTCCTGATGCTGGTCGAGGCCGGGCGGCAGATGCGCGAGGCAGGTGCCAAGGGGCCGGATCTGATGCCCCTGCTGGACCTGGTGGCACTGGCCACTGTCGCCGATGTGGCGCCGCTGATCGGCGCCAACCGGGCGCTGGTACGCCAGGGGCTGAAAGTGATGGCGGCACGCAAACGCCCCGGGCTGGTGGCGCTTTCCGATGTCAGCCGCATGGATTCGGCGCCCTCCACCTATCACCTCGGCTTTCTGCTGGGACCGCGGGTCAATGCCGGCGGCCGGATCGGCAAGGCCGACCTGGGCGCGCGATTATTGTCAACTGACAATCCGCATGAGGCCGCCGCCCTGGCCGAACGGCTGGACCAGTTGAACACCGAACGCCGCGACATCGAAAATGCGGTGCGCGCTGCGGCTTTGGACCAGGCCGAGGCACGCGGGCTGGAGGGACCATTGGTCTGGGCCGCAGGCGCGGGCTGGCATCCGGGCGTGGTGGGCATCGTCGCCTCCCGCCTGAAAGAAGCCGCCAACCGGCCCGCCATCGTGATCGGCTTCGACGGGGATGAAGGCAAGGGATCGGGACGTTCGGTCTCCGGCGTCGATCTTGGCGCCTCGATCCAGCGGCTGGCTTCTGAGGGCCTGCTGGTCAAGGGCGGCGGCCACAAGATGGCAGCGGGCCTTACCGTGATGCGCGACAAGCTGGAACCGGCGATGGAGCGGCTGAGCGAACTTCTGGCCAAACAGGGCGCTGGACAAGGCGGCCCCGCCGACCTGAAACTGGACGGCGCCCTGATGCCCGGTGCCGCCACGGTGGACCTGATCGGACAGATCGAACAGGCCGGCCCCTTTGGCGCCGGTGCCCCTGCCCCGCGCTATGCGCTGCCCGACCTGCAGGTGCGTTTTGCCAAGAAGGTCGGCGAAAGCCACCTGAAACTGTCGCTCAGCGACGGCATGGGGGGTGGGGTGGATGCGATCTGCTTTGGTGCCTTTGACACCGCCCTGGGCCCGCGGCTGCTGGAGCACGGCGGTGCCCGCTTCCATTTTGCCGGACGGCTGGAAATCAACACCTGGGGCGGTCGCCAAAGCCCCCAGCTGCGCCTGGAGGACGCTGCCGAAGCGTGA
- a CDS encoding diguanylate cyclase domain-containing protein — MQGTILVIDGVSTNRIMLKVQLAAAYYDVVQAGSTAEVLQAARQHRPDLVLTAMSLPDGTAAGVKRELAADETLADLPVIAISDWEGSKARLQALSEGIDDVLQQPVDDVILQARIRSLLRARSADEELNLQRDASHGFILPLSDRCCAEELRNATVALVAQDPRTAMAWRDRLSACLPYELRTHAISDIQGLMQAPVADAIIVELNEASAGPGLRLLADLRARAATRQTVVIAVPNPADPQIAAEALDRGAHDVLQTGFDVEELELRLTAQLQHKARKDRLRDSVRNGLRAAVLDPMTGLYNRRYAKPFLDRVAHSAAANGEKFAVMLADLDHFKRINDVYGHPAGDAVLIEAARRMQQVLGPADLLARVGGEEFMAVLPGASEAEAGVAAVALCNAINGTPFEVPGAAEPVQVTISIGAVMGGGGQDGSAAALVEKADQALYNAKHAGRNQVTLSKECTVAA; from the coding sequence GTGCAAGGCACTATCCTGGTCATCGACGGCGTCTCCACCAACCGCATCATGCTGAAGGTGCAGCTGGCGGCTGCCTACTATGACGTGGTCCAGGCCGGCAGCACCGCCGAGGTACTGCAGGCCGCCCGCCAGCACCGCCCTGATCTGGTGCTCACCGCGATGTCGCTGCCCGACGGCACGGCTGCCGGCGTCAAGCGCGAGCTGGCCGCGGATGAGACGCTGGCCGATCTGCCCGTCATCGCGATTTCCGACTGGGAGGGCTCCAAGGCCCGGCTGCAGGCGCTGTCCGAGGGCATCGACGATGTGCTGCAGCAGCCGGTGGACGACGTGATCCTGCAGGCCCGCATCCGCAGCCTGCTGCGCGCCCGCAGCGCCGACGAGGAGCTGAACCTGCAGCGCGATGCCTCGCACGGGTTCATTCTGCCGCTGAGCGACCGCTGCTGCGCCGAGGAACTGCGCAATGCCACCGTCGCTTTGGTAGCGCAGGATCCCCGCACCGCCATGGCCTGGCGCGACCGCCTCTCCGCCTGCCTGCCCTACGAGCTTCGCACCCATGCGATCAGCGATATCCAGGGACTGATGCAGGCACCGGTCGCCGATGCCATTATCGTTGAGCTGAATGAGGCCTCGGCCGGTCCAGGCCTGCGGCTGCTGGCCGACCTGCGCGCCCGCGCCGCCACCCGCCAGACGGTGGTGATCGCGGTGCCCAATCCGGCCGATCCGCAGATCGCCGCCGAGGCGCTGGACCGCGGCGCCCATGACGTGCTGCAAACCGGTTTCGATGTCGAGGAGCTGGAACTGCGCCTCACCGCCCAGCTGCAGCACAAGGCCCGCAAGGACCGGCTGCGCGACAGCGTCCGCAACGGGTTGCGCGCCGCGGTGCTGGACCCGATGACCGGCCTCTACAACCGCCGCTATGCCAAGCCGTTCCTGGACCGGGTGGCGCATTCCGCCGCCGCCAATGGCGAGAAATTCGCCGTCATGCTGGCCGATCTCGACCATTTCAAGCGGATCAACGATGTCTACGGCCACCCTGCCGGCGACGCGGTGCTGATCGAGGCCGCCCGCCGTATGCAGCAAGTGCTGGGCCCGGCGGATCTGCTGGCCCGGGTCGGCGGTGAGGAGTTCATGGCCGTCCTGCCCGGCGCCAGCGAGGCCGAGGCCGGCGTCGCCGCCGTTGCCCTGTGCAACGCAATCAACGGCACCCCTTTCGAAGTCCCCGGCGCCGCGGAACCGGTCCAGGTCACCATCAGCATAGGCGCGGTGATGGGCGGCGGCGGTCAGGACGGCAGCGCCGCGGCACTGGTCGAGAAGGCGGATCAGGCGCTCTATAATGCCAAGCACGCCGGCCGCAATCAGGTCACCTTATCCAAAGAATGCACCGTGGCCGCCTGA
- a CDS encoding HAD family hydrolase yields the protein MPVDAFLFDKDGTLFDFAATWNGWAARVLETLAKGDQEVLAAMAGVISYDLERRAFNPDSLVIAGSNDEVAEVLAPFVAEMEVEELAVFLAQSAAEAELAPAVPLAEFLDGLLARGKVLGVMTNDAEVSAKSQLQRAGVLDRFAFVAGCDSGHGAKPDPDPLLAFCKAAGVPPERTAMVGDSLHDLEAGAAAGMRRIGVLTGMALREDLAPHADIVLPDIGHIPAWIDR from the coding sequence ATGCCCGTTGATGCCTTCCTGTTCGACAAGGACGGAACCCTGTTCGACTTTGCCGCCACCTGGAACGGCTGGGCGGCCCGGGTGCTTGAGACGCTCGCCAAGGGCGACCAGGAGGTTCTGGCGGCGATGGCCGGGGTGATCAGCTATGACCTGGAGCGGCGCGCGTTCAACCCCGACAGTCTGGTGATTGCCGGGTCCAACGACGAGGTGGCGGAGGTTCTGGCACCGTTTGTGGCGGAGATGGAGGTTGAGGAACTGGCGGTGTTCCTGGCCCAAAGTGCGGCGGAGGCCGAGCTGGCACCCGCGGTGCCGCTGGCGGAGTTCCTCGACGGGCTGCTGGCACGCGGCAAGGTGCTGGGGGTGATGACCAACGACGCCGAGGTCTCCGCCAAGAGCCAGCTGCAGCGGGCGGGTGTGCTGGACCGCTTCGCCTTTGTCGCGGGCTGCGACAGCGGCCATGGTGCCAAGCCGGACCCGGATCCGCTGCTGGCCTTCTGCAAGGCGGCGGGGGTGCCGCCGGAGCGCACCGCAATGGTCGGCGACAGTCTGCATGACCTGGAGGCCGGAGCCGCGGCAGGGATGCGGCGGATCGGGGTGCTGACAGGCATGGCGCTGCGCGAGGACCTAGCGCCGCACGCCGATATCGTGCTGCCCGACATCGGCCATATCCCGGCCTGGATCGACCGCTGA
- a CDS encoding heme NO-binding domain-containing protein: MHGLINRAIQAFVTSTYGADRWEEVMEEAGLGFSEFEAMLFYTDEQSGRMLAAMEKVLARPLPEMLEDMGTFLVSNPQVEALRRLLRFGGVNYVEFLHSLDDLPDRARLAVSDLHLPALELLEQAPQQFELICQPGLPGYAYVLMGVLRAMADDYGDLVFLDHSGTQGGAEVISITLVETKFAAGREFDLGAHSL; the protein is encoded by the coding sequence ATGCACGGTCTGATCAACAGGGCGATTCAGGCTTTTGTGACCAGTACCTACGGAGCGGACCGCTGGGAAGAGGTTATGGAAGAGGCCGGGCTCGGGTTTTCCGAGTTCGAGGCAATGCTGTTTTACACTGATGAACAATCGGGTCGGATGCTGGCGGCAATGGAAAAGGTGCTGGCACGCCCTCTGCCTGAAATGCTGGAGGACATGGGCACTTTCCTGGTGTCCAATCCTCAGGTGGAGGCGCTGAGGCGATTGCTCCGCTTTGGCGGCGTGAACTACGTTGAATTCCTGCATTCGCTGGATGATCTGCCGGACCGGGCGCGGCTGGCGGTTTCGGACCTGCATCTTCCCGCGCTGGAACTGCTGGAGCAGGCGCCGCAGCAGTTTGAGCTGATCTGCCAGCCGGGGCTGCCGGGCTATGCCTATGTTCTGATGGGTGTTCTGCGGGCGATGGCCGATGACTACGGCGACCTGGTTTTCCTGGACCACAGCGGCACCCAAGGCGGCGCAGAGGTGATTTCCATTACTCTGGTGGAAACCAAGTTCGCTGCCGGGCGCGAGTTTGATTTGGGGGCGCACTCGTTATGA
- a CDS encoding DUF3572 domain-containing protein, whose product MRISADGAETLALQALAWLAGNDELLPVFLGATGASAADLRARAAEPEFLGSVLDFLTMDDNWVMQFCDSHGLDYEMPLQARMSLPGGAQVNWT is encoded by the coding sequence ATGCGGATTTCCGCCGATGGCGCCGAGACCCTGGCGCTGCAAGCCCTGGCCTGGCTGGCCGGAAATGATGAGCTGCTGCCGGTGTTTCTGGGTGCAACAGGCGCCAGCGCGGCGGATCTGCGCGCGCGGGCAGCGGAGCCGGAGTTTCTGGGGTCGGTGCTCGATTTCTTAACGATGGACGACAACTGGGTGATGCAGTTCTGCGATTCCCACGGCCTGGATTATGAGATGCCGCTGCAGGCGCGGATGTCGCTGCCGGGCGGCGCGCAGGTGAACTGGACTTGA
- the glpX gene encoding class II fructose-bisphosphatase, producing MTSNTSDAPFYDRMLSLGLARVAEQAALASASLIGRGDEKAADQAAVNAMREQLNLLDIAGVVVIGEGERDEAPMLYIGEEVGTGNGPGVDIALDPLEGTTLTAKDMPNALTVIAMGPRGSMLHAPDTYMDKLAIGPGFAEGVVSLEMSPRERVEALAKAKGCAPSDITVCILERPRHEAMIAEVRETGASIRLITDGDVAGVMHCAESGTTGIDMYMGQGGAPEGVLAAAALKCMGGQIFGQLLFRNDDEKARAAKTGITDLDRIYSRDEMVTQDVIFAATGVTGGSLLPRIKREPGWVETTTLLMRSKTGSVRRMSYRTPLAPHQM from the coding sequence ATGACTTCGAACACTTCTGACGCGCCCTTTTATGACCGCATGCTGTCGCTGGGCCTGGCCCGCGTTGCCGAGCAGGCCGCCCTGGCCTCTGCCTCGCTGATCGGCCGCGGTGACGAAAAGGCCGCCGACCAGGCCGCCGTGAACGCCATGCGCGAGCAGCTGAACCTGCTGGACATCGCAGGCGTAGTGGTGATCGGCGAAGGCGAGCGCGATGAGGCCCCCATGCTGTACATCGGCGAGGAAGTCGGCACCGGCAACGGCCCCGGCGTCGACATCGCGCTCGACCCGCTGGAAGGCACCACCCTGACCGCCAAGGACATGCCCAACGCGCTGACCGTGATCGCCATGGGGCCGCGCGGCTCGATGCTGCACGCGCCGGACACCTATATGGACAAGCTGGCCATCGGCCCGGGCTTTGCCGAAGGCGTGGTCTCGCTGGAAATGTCCCCGCGCGAGCGGGTTGAGGCGCTGGCCAAGGCCAAGGGCTGCGCGCCGTCCGACATCACCGTCTGCATCCTGGAACGCCCCCGCCATGAGGCAATGATCGCCGAAGTGCGCGAAACCGGCGCCTCGATCCGGCTGATCACCGACGGCGACGTGGCCGGCGTGATGCACTGCGCCGAAAGCGGCACCACCGGCATCGACATGTACATGGGCCAGGGCGGCGCCCCTGAGGGCGTGCTGGCGGCCGCGGCGCTGAAATGCATGGGCGGCCAGATCTTCGGCCAGCTGCTGTTCCGCAACGACGACGAGAAGGCGCGGGCCGCCAAGACAGGCATCACCGACCTGGACCGCATCTATTCCCGCGATGAAATGGTCACCCAGGACGTGATCTTTGCCGCCACCGGCGTCACCGGCGGCTCGCTGCTGCCGCGGATCAAGCGCGAGCCGGGCTGGGTCGAGACCACCACCCTGCTGATGCGCTCCAAGACCGGGTCGGTCCGCCGCATGTCCTACCGCACGCCGCTGGCACCGCATCAGATGTAA
- a CDS encoding trimethylamine methyltransferase family protein, producing the protein MAETGARKRRGGGRAGAAARRGSAALEQMPWQIPVNIDRPTEPLTDEGIQAIHEGAMRILEEIGVVFLNPEALGIFKQAGVKVEGELVKMDRDFVMEMVGKAPREFSITPRNPDRTIPLGGNHILFGNVSSPPNYWDMELNKKVAGNREQCRNLLKLTQYFNCIHFAGGYPVEPVDIHASVRHLDVLYDKLTLTDKAMHAYSLGKERVEDVMEMVRIAGGLSHEEFEAKPHMYTNINSTSPLKHDFPMIDGCLRLARRGQAIVVSPFTLAGAMAPVTMAGAVAQSIAESLCAIALFQYVRPGTPCVIGTFTSNVDMKSGAPAFGTPEYMRSTQMTGQMARFYGLPMRSSGVCAANVPDGQAIWETSNSLWAAVQSGTNMVYHAAGWLEGGLIASPEKFIMDCEILQQIERYMQPQISATGPEEIALDAIKEVGNDGHFFGIQHTQDRYAEAFYQPFLSDWRNYEAWEAAGATWTAERAHKLFKEIIADFEEPPMDAAIRGELADFVARRKAEGGAPTDF; encoded by the coding sequence ATGGCAGAGACAGGCGCGCGCAAGAGGCGGGGCGGGGGCAGGGCAGGCGCGGCGGCCCGGCGCGGCAGTGCGGCGCTGGAGCAAATGCCGTGGCAGATCCCGGTCAACATCGACCGCCCGACCGAGCCATTGACCGACGAAGGCATCCAGGCGATCCACGAAGGCGCCATGCGCATTCTGGAGGAGATTGGCGTGGTGTTCCTGAACCCGGAAGCCCTGGGGATCTTCAAGCAGGCCGGCGTCAAGGTCGAAGGCGAGCTGGTCAAAATGGACCGGGATTTCGTGATGGAGATGGTTGGCAAAGCGCCCCGCGAATTCTCGATCACCCCGCGCAACCCGGACCGGACCATTCCGCTCGGCGGCAACCATATCCTGTTCGGCAATGTCTCCTCGCCGCCCAACTACTGGGATATGGAGCTGAACAAGAAGGTGGCCGGCAACCGCGAGCAGTGCCGCAACCTGCTGAAGCTGACGCAGTATTTCAACTGCATCCACTTCGCCGGCGGCTATCCGGTGGAGCCGGTGGACATCCATGCCTCGGTCCGCCATCTGGATGTGCTTTATGACAAGCTGACCCTCACCGACAAGGCGATGCACGCCTACAGCTTGGGCAAGGAGCGGGTCGAGGATGTGATGGAAATGGTGCGGATCGCCGGCGGGCTCAGCCATGAGGAGTTCGAAGCCAAGCCGCATATGTACACCAACATCAACTCCACCTCGCCGCTGAAGCATGATTTCCCGATGATCGACGGCTGCCTGCGGCTGGCGCGGCGGGGGCAGGCGATTGTGGTGTCGCCGTTTACCCTGGCGGGCGCAATGGCGCCGGTGACCATGGCGGGCGCGGTGGCACAGTCGATTGCCGAGAGCCTCTGTGCCATTGCGCTGTTTCAGTATGTGCGCCCGGGCACGCCCTGTGTGATCGGCACGTTTACCTCGAATGTCGACATGAAGTCGGGCGCGCCGGCCTTTGGCACGCCGGAATACATGCGCTCAACCCAGATGACCGGGCAGATGGCGCGGTTCTATGGCTTGCCGATGCGTTCGTCCGGGGTTTGCGCGGCCAACGTGCCGGACGGGCAGGCAATCTGGGAGACTTCGAACTCGCTGTGGGCGGCGGTGCAGTCGGGCACCAACATGGTGTACCACGCGGCCGGATGGCTGGAGGGCGGGCTGATCGCCAGCCCCGAGAAGTTCATCATGGATTGTGAGATCCTGCAGCAGATCGAACGCTACATGCAGCCGCAGATCTCAGCCACCGGGCCGGAGGAGATCGCCCTGGATGCAATCAAGGAAGTCGGCAACGACGGCCATTTCTTCGGCATTCAGCACACTCAGGACCGCTATGCGGAGGCATTCTATCAGCCGTTTCTGAGTGATTGGCGCAACTATGAGGCCTGGGAGGCGGCAGGCGCCACCTGGACCGCGGAACGCGCCCACAAGCTGTTCAAGGAAATCATCGCCGATTTCGAGGAGCCGCCGATGGACGCGGCGATCCGCGGCGAACTGGCGGATTTTGTTGCCCGCCGCAAGGCTGAGGGCGGGGCGCCCACAGACTTCTGA
- a CDS encoding homoserine dehydrogenase codes for MTEPLRLGIAGLGTVGIGVVKIIRRHAALLEARTGRPVVISAVSARDASKDRGIPLSGYAWETDPVALAVRDDVDVFVELMGGHEGAAKAATEAALAAGKDVVTANKALLAIHGQALAEQAEAAGRVIRFEAAVAGGIPVIKSLTEGLAGNEITRVMGVMNGTCNYILTQMQATEQGYNALFEECGRLGYLEADPNLDVGGIDAGHKLALLASIAFGTKPDFDSVQLEGIQRIQLEDIHAAADMGYRIKLLGVAQRSARGLEQRMSPCLVPADSPLGQLEGGTNMVVIEGDSIEQVVLRGPGAGEGPTASAVMGDVLDLARGLRISTFGQPAETLQEAPAAQTGLPAPFYLRMGLLDKPGALAKVAAILGEAGVSIDRMRQYGHSEPVAPVLIVTHKCTRATLDAALDGLAATDVVDGTPVALRIEEV; via the coding sequence ATGACAGAACCGCTTCGTCTTGGGATTGCAGGTTTGGGCACGGTTGGCATCGGCGTGGTCAAGATCATCCGCCGCCACGCCGCGCTGCTGGAGGCACGGACCGGGCGGCCGGTGGTGATTTCCGCGGTGTCGGCCCGCGACGCAAGCAAGGACCGCGGTATCCCGCTGAGCGGCTACGCCTGGGAAACCGACCCGGTGGCGCTGGCCGTGCGCGACGACGTGGATGTGTTTGTCGAGCTGATGGGCGGCCATGAGGGCGCCGCCAAGGCCGCCACCGAGGCCGCGCTGGCCGCGGGCAAGGATGTCGTCACCGCCAACAAGGCGCTGCTGGCAATCCACGGCCAGGCGCTGGCCGAACAGGCTGAGGCCGCAGGCCGGGTGATCCGTTTCGAGGCCGCCGTTGCCGGCGGCATCCCGGTGATCAAATCGCTGACCGAAGGCCTGGCCGGCAATGAAATCACCCGCGTCATGGGCGTAATGAACGGCACCTGCAATTACATCCTGACCCAGATGCAGGCCACCGAGCAGGGCTATAACGCGCTGTTCGAGGAATGCGGCCGCCTGGGCTATCTGGAGGCCGACCCCAACCTGGACGTGGGCGGCATCGACGCGGGCCACAAGCTGGCGCTGCTGGCCTCTATCGCCTTTGGCACCAAACCTGACTTTGACAGCGTGCAGCTGGAGGGCATCCAGCGCATCCAGCTGGAAGACATCCACGCCGCCGCCGATATGGGCTACCGCATCAAGCTCCTGGGGGTGGCGCAGCGCTCCGCCCGCGGGCTGGAACAGCGCATGTCGCCCTGCCTGGTGCCCGCCGACTCGCCGCTCGGCCAGCTGGAAGGCGGCACCAACATGGTGGTGATCGAGGGCGACTCGATCGAGCAGGTGGTTCTGCGCGGCCCTGGCGCCGGCGAAGGCCCGACCGCCAGCGCGGTAATGGGCGATGTGCTGGACCTGGCCCGCGGCCTGCGGATCTCCACCTTCGGCCAGCCCGCCGAAACCCTGCAGGAGGCCCCGGCGGCCCAGACCGGCCTGCCCGCGCCCTTCTATCTGCGCATGGGGCTGCTGGATAAACCCGGCGCGCTGGCCAAGGTGGCGGCAATCCTTGGCGAAGCCGGCGTCTCGATCGACCGGATGCGCCAGTACGGCCATTCCGAACCCGTTGCGCCGGTGCTGATCGTCACCCACAAATGCACCCGCGCCACCCTGGACGCGGCGCTGGACGGCCTCGCCGCCACCGATGTGGTCGACGGCACCCCCGTCGCCCTGCGCATCGAAGAGGTCTGA
- a CDS encoding GGDEF domain-containing protein — protein MMTLEQLTRMAGVVCPMYAIVDPKGRIVSAGPTLKKLRPQLSWEGRRFFRVFDLSRPRSVRSVEDLLRTSGSKLHLQFRDAPQTGLKGVCTPLPDGQGAFINLSFGISVLEAVRDYDLTSADFSPTDLTIEMLYLVEAKSAAMEASRQLNLRLQGAKIAAEEQAFTDTLTGLKNRRAMDHVLGRLIASGREFALMHLDLDFFKQVNDTLGHAAGDAVLQQAARIMVECTRQSDTVVRVGGDEFVMILEGVLDTTRLAAIAKRLIQQLEEPIPFGAQTCRISASAGTTLSTWQKVPDMQQLLNQADLALYAAKRAGRAQHCFYREGMEKDDLGAAACGNGAAEPQQAAGGPAS, from the coding sequence ATGATGACACTCGAGCAGCTGACCCGGATGGCAGGTGTGGTCTGCCCGATGTACGCAATTGTCGATCCCAAGGGGCGCATCGTCTCTGCCGGGCCGACCCTGAAGAAGCTGCGCCCGCAGCTAAGCTGGGAGGGGCGGCGGTTCTTCCGGGTCTTTGATTTGTCGCGGCCGCGCTCGGTGCGCTCGGTGGAGGATCTGCTGCGGACTTCCGGCAGCAAGCTGCATTTGCAGTTCCGTGACGCGCCTCAGACCGGTCTGAAGGGGGTTTGCACGCCGCTGCCGGACGGGCAGGGCGCGTTCATCAACCTGTCCTTCGGGATCTCGGTTCTGGAAGCGGTGCGCGATTACGATCTGACCAGCGCCGATTTTTCGCCGACCGACCTGACCATCGAGATGCTCTATCTGGTGGAGGCGAAATCCGCCGCGATGGAGGCGTCCCGCCAGCTGAACCTGCGTCTGCAGGGGGCCAAGATCGCCGCCGAGGAGCAGGCCTTTACCGATACTCTTACCGGGCTCAAGAACCGCCGGGCGATGGATCATGTGCTGGGGCGGCTGATCGCCAGCGGCCGCGAATTTGCACTAATGCATCTGGATCTGGATTTCTTCAAGCAGGTGAACGATACGCTGGGTCATGCCGCCGGCGATGCGGTGCTGCAGCAGGCGGCGCGGATCATGGTGGAATGCACCCGTCAGTCGGACACTGTGGTCCGGGTGGGCGGTGACGAGTTTGTGATGATCCTCGAAGGTGTGCTGGACACCACGCGGCTGGCGGCCATTGCCAAGCGGCTGATTCAGCAATTGGAGGAGCCAATTCCCTTTGGCGCCCAGACCTGCAGGATTTCCGCCAGTGCCGGCACCACCCTGTCGACCTGGCAGAAGGTCCCGGACATGCAGCAGCTGCTGAACCAGGCGGATCTGGCGCTTTATGCTGCTAAACGCGCGGGGCGGGCGCAGCATTGCTTCTACCGCGAAGGCATGGAAAAGGACGACCTGGGTGCAGCCGCCTGCGGCAACGGTGCGGCTGAGCCGCAGCAGGCAGCGGGCGGTCCAGCTTCCTGA